From Streptomyces fungicidicus, one genomic window encodes:
- a CDS encoding DUF6010 family protein, which produces MQYVAPIGIGVLYALLMSLVHEPHRRRLNAVMVAGAGAAYLSGGGLGGWEFAFTALLAYVAFRGLESWTFIGVGWLLHTVWDVVHHLKGNPIIPFAHTSSLGCAICDPVIALWCLRGGPSLIALVRGRGRRRGPGRGPERSRATMTP; this is translated from the coding sequence ATGCAGTACGTCGCCCCGATCGGCATCGGTGTCCTCTACGCCCTGCTGATGTCCCTCGTCCACGAGCCGCACCGGCGGCGCCTGAACGCCGTCATGGTCGCCGGTGCGGGCGCCGCCTACCTCAGCGGCGGAGGGCTGGGCGGCTGGGAGTTCGCCTTCACGGCGCTGCTCGCCTACGTGGCGTTCCGCGGTCTGGAGTCGTGGACCTTCATCGGCGTCGGCTGGCTGCTGCACACCGTGTGGGACGTCGTCCACCACCTCAAGGGCAACCCGATCATCCCGTTCGCGCACACCTCGTCCCTGGGCTGCGCGATCTGCGACCCGGTGATCGCCCTGTGGTGCCTGCGGGGCGGCCCCTCCCTGATCGCCCTGGTCCGCGGCCGCGGCCGGAGGCGGGGGCCCGGCCGCGGGCCCGAGCGGTCGCGGGCGACAATGACCCCGTGA
- a CDS encoding Na+/H+ antiporter, with protein MDVMPLLLLVAGSAAIAAAARRTPVPPPLLLVAAGLAVSYVPGVPEYTLDPHIVLPLILPPLLYTAATDSSYLDLRAQLRPVALLSVGYVLFATFAVGWVLYLMVPGLPLTAALVFGAVVAPPDAVAATAVARRVGLPSRITTILQGESLLNDATAITAFRVAVAAAVGEGATWAGGVGEFLVAAVGGLAVGLVLMAPLHWLRTHVKEALPQNTLSLLIPFVAYAVAEQVHASGVIAVVVVALYLGHRAWEVDFATRLQEEAVWKMVAFVLESAVFALIGLQLPVVLRGLGEYQGIEAAWYALAVFAVVVVMRFLWVYPATWLPPMLSARIREREGRPGWKAPLVIAWAGMRGVVSLAIAFSIPVTAEGEDFPQRNLLLFLTFTTVIGTLVVQGLTLPPLIRVLKLPGRDARAETLAEANAQAQASRVAEQRLDELLADERNALPAPLAERLRTVLERRRNAVWERLGQVNAVTGESVDDTYRRLSREMIGAEREVFVRLRDGRYIDDEMLRTLLRRLDLEEAAAYREAT; from the coding sequence ATGGATGTGATGCCCCTGCTGTTGCTGGTGGCGGGCAGCGCGGCGATCGCCGCGGCGGCCCGGCGCACGCCGGTGCCGCCCCCGCTGCTGCTGGTCGCGGCCGGCCTCGCGGTCAGCTACGTCCCCGGGGTGCCCGAGTACACGCTCGACCCGCACATCGTCCTGCCGCTGATCCTGCCCCCGCTGCTGTACACGGCGGCCACCGACAGCTCCTACCTCGACCTGCGGGCGCAACTGCGGCCGGTGGCGCTGCTGTCGGTGGGGTACGTGCTGTTCGCGACGTTCGCCGTCGGCTGGGTGCTGTACCTGATGGTGCCGGGCCTGCCGCTGACCGCGGCGCTGGTGTTCGGCGCGGTGGTCGCCCCGCCGGACGCGGTGGCGGCGACGGCGGTGGCGCGCCGGGTCGGTCTGCCGTCCCGGATCACCACCATCCTCCAGGGCGAGTCCCTGCTGAACGACGCCACCGCGATCACCGCGTTCCGGGTGGCCGTGGCGGCCGCCGTCGGGGAGGGCGCGACCTGGGCCGGGGGAGTCGGGGAGTTCCTGGTCGCGGCGGTCGGCGGGTTGGCGGTCGGCCTGGTGCTGATGGCGCCGCTGCACTGGCTGCGCACCCATGTGAAGGAGGCGCTGCCGCAGAACACCCTCTCCCTGCTGATCCCGTTCGTCGCCTACGCCGTCGCCGAGCAGGTGCACGCCTCCGGCGTCATCGCCGTCGTGGTCGTCGCCCTCTACCTGGGCCACCGCGCCTGGGAGGTCGACTTCGCCACCCGGCTCCAGGAGGAGGCGGTGTGGAAGATGGTCGCGTTCGTCCTGGAGTCCGCGGTGTTCGCGCTGATCGGCCTTCAGCTGCCCGTGGTCCTGAGGGGACTCGGCGAGTACCAGGGGATCGAGGCCGCCTGGTACGCGCTCGCCGTGTTCGCGGTGGTCGTCGTCATGCGGTTCCTCTGGGTGTACCCGGCGACCTGGCTGCCCCCGATGCTGTCGGCGAGGATCCGGGAGCGCGAGGGGAGACCCGGCTGGAAGGCGCCGTTAGTCATCGCCTGGGCCGGGATGCGCGGCGTGGTCTCGCTCGCCATCGCCTTCTCGATCCCGGTCACCGCCGAGGGCGAGGACTTCCCGCAGCGCAACCTGCTGCTCTTCCTGACCTTCACCACCGTCATCGGCACCCTGGTCGTGCAGGGGCTGACGCTGCCCCCGCTGATCCGGGTGCTGAAGCTCCCCGGCCGCGACGCGCGGGCCGAGACGCTGGCCGAGGCCAACGCCCAGGCGCAGGCGTCCCGGGTCGCCGAGCAGCGCCTCGACGAGCTGCTGGCGGACGAGCGCAACGCCCTGCCCGCACCGCTCGCGGAACGCCTGCGCACCGTCCTGGAGCGCCGCCGCAACGCCGTCTGGGAGCGGCTCGGGCAGGTCAACGCGGTCACGGGGGAGTCGGTGGACGACACCTACCGGCGGCTGTCGCGGGAGATGATCGGCGCGGAGCGCGAGGTGTTCGTCCGGCTGCGCGACGGCCGCTACATCGACGACGAGATGCTGCGCACGCTGCTGCGCCGGCTGGACCTGGAGGAGGCGGCGGCGTACCGGGAAGCGACGTGA
- a CDS encoding RNA polymerase sigma factor SigF, which yields MRDDERGTREMPAERVPDGIDGIPEQARPHPEDDSAEAGPPGGGQPGGAVRSAPPAGPAGGAPGHGGAPAPAKPATGDEASARGRATGGTMSEHERHAEDETPRAPAARGARSTPGAPAGQGGHAHHDPRDRSGARALFLELRTLQDGTPEYAELRNRLVRMHLPLVEHLARRFRNRGEPLDDLTQVATIGLIKSVDRFDPDRGVEFSTYATPTVVGEIKRHFRDKGWAVRVPRRLQELRLALTTATAELSQLHGRSPTVHELAEKLAISEEEVLEGLESANAYSTLSLDVPDTDDESPAVADTLGAEDEALEGVEYRESLKPLLEDLPPREKRILLLRFFGNMTQSQIAQEVGISQMHVSRLLARTLAQLREKLLVEE from the coding sequence GTGCGGGACGACGAACGCGGCACACGGGAGATGCCGGCCGAGCGCGTGCCGGACGGCATCGACGGCATCCCCGAGCAGGCCCGGCCGCATCCGGAGGACGACTCCGCGGAGGCGGGCCCGCCGGGCGGCGGGCAGCCCGGCGGCGCCGTGCGGAGCGCGCCCCCGGCCGGACCGGCCGGGGGCGCTCCGGGCCATGGGGGCGCCCCCGCCCCGGCGAAGCCGGCGACCGGGGACGAGGCGAGCGCTCGGGGAAGGGCGACGGGCGGGACGATGAGCGAGCACGAGCGACACGCCGAGGACGAGACGCCGCGGGCGCCCGCCGCCCGGGGCGCGCGGAGCACCCCCGGCGCACCGGCCGGCCAGGGCGGGCACGCGCACCACGACCCGCGGGACCGCAGTGGGGCACGCGCCCTGTTCCTCGAGCTGCGCACGCTGCAGGACGGCACTCCCGAGTACGCGGAGCTGCGCAACCGCCTGGTGCGCATGCACCTCCCGCTCGTCGAGCATCTCGCGCGCCGCTTCCGCAACCGCGGCGAGCCGCTGGACGACCTCACCCAGGTCGCCACCATCGGGCTGATCAAGTCGGTCGACCGCTTCGACCCGGACCGGGGCGTGGAGTTCTCGACCTACGCCACCCCGACGGTCGTCGGTGAGATCAAGCGGCACTTCCGCGACAAGGGCTGGGCGGTGCGGGTGCCGCGCCGGCTCCAGGAGCTGCGGCTGGCGCTCACCACGGCCACGGCGGAGCTCTCCCAGCTGCACGGCCGCTCCCCCACGGTGCACGAGCTGGCCGAGAAGCTGGCCATCTCGGAGGAGGAGGTCCTGGAGGGCCTCGAGTCCGCGAACGCGTACTCGACGCTGTCCCTGGACGTCCCCGACACCGACGACGAGTCCCCGGCGGTCGCCGACACCCTCGGCGCCGAGGACGAGGCGCTGGAGGGCGTGGAGTACCGGGAGTCGCTCAAGCCGCTGCTGGAGGACCTGCCGCCGCGCGAGAAGCGGATCCTGCTGCTGCGCTTCTTCGGCAACATGACCCAGTCGCAGATCGCGCAGGAGGTCGGCATCTCGCAGATGCACGTCTCCCGGCTGCTGGCCCGCACCCTGGCCCAGCTGCGGGAGAAGCTGCTCGTGGAGGAGTGA
- a CDS encoding diacylglycerol/lipid kinase family protein: MRALLVINPAATTTSARTRDVLIHALASEMKLEAVTTEYRGHARDLGRQAAESEDIDLVVALGGDGTVNEVVNGLLHAGPDPEHLPGLAVVPGGSTNVFARALGLPNQPVEATGVLLDALREGRERTVGLGLTSGTPGSEDEAVPARWFTFNAGLGFDAGVVGRVEQHRERGRKSTHALYMRQVVRQLLGEPHRRRGMITLEHPDEEPVRDLVLSIVSNTSPWTFLGNRPIYASPKASFDTGLDLFGLSRMSTAAVARYGTQLLTSSPERGPRGRHAVSRHDLTRFTLHSKVPLPLQMDGDHLGLRTSVTFTGVRRALRVIV, encoded by the coding sequence ATGCGCGCACTTCTCGTGATCAACCCGGCGGCCACCACCACCAGTGCGCGCACGCGCGATGTGCTGATCCACGCCCTCGCCAGCGAGATGAAGCTGGAGGCGGTCACCACCGAGTACCGCGGGCACGCGCGCGACCTCGGCCGGCAGGCCGCGGAGAGCGAGGACATAGACCTGGTGGTGGCCCTCGGCGGCGACGGCACGGTCAACGAGGTGGTCAACGGGCTGCTGCACGCGGGCCCCGACCCGGAGCACCTGCCCGGCCTCGCCGTGGTCCCCGGCGGCTCCACCAACGTCTTCGCCCGCGCGCTGGGTCTTCCCAACCAGCCCGTGGAGGCAACCGGCGTCCTGCTGGACGCGCTGCGCGAGGGCCGCGAGCGCACCGTCGGCCTGGGGCTGACCTCGGGCACGCCGGGTTCGGAGGACGAGGCCGTGCCGGCCCGCTGGTTCACCTTCAACGCCGGACTGGGCTTCGACGCCGGAGTGGTCGGCCGGGTGGAGCAGCACCGGGAGCGCGGCAGGAAGTCCACCCACGCGCTGTACATGCGACAGGTCGTCCGTCAACTGCTCGGGGAGCCGCACCGCAGGCGCGGGATGATCACCCTGGAACACCCGGACGAGGAGCCGGTCAGGGATCTGGTGCTCTCCATAGTGTCGAACACCTCACCGTGGACGTTTCTCGGCAATCGCCCGATCTACGCGTCACCTAAGGCCTCGTTCGATACGGGCCTCGATCTCTTCGGTCTGAGCCGGATGTCGACCGCCGCGGTTGCCCGGTATGGCACCCAGTTGCTCACTTCGTCCCCGGAGCGCGGACCCCGTGGCAGGCATGCCGTCTCCCGGCACGATCTGACCCGCTTCACCTTGCATTCGAAGGTGCCGCTCCCCCTCCAGATGGACGGTGACCACCTGGGGCTGCGAACCAGCGTGACGTTCACAGGCGTACGCCGTGCACTGCGTGTGATTGTGTGA
- a CDS encoding 1-aminocyclopropane-1-carboxylate deaminase/D-cysteine desulfhydrase → MTSSGPPGPGGPAGLRPRLPSPLREVVDERFERRGVRLLLKRDDLIHPELIGNKWRKLAPNLAGAAGRPVLTFGGAYSNHLRATAAAGRLLGLRTVGVVRGQELAGRPLNPSLGRCAADGMRLHFVDRSTYRRKTDPRTLAAVLRAADAEDALVVPEGGSNSAAVCGCRALGEELAGRADVAAVACGTGGTLAGLAAGLGDGTRALGIPVLKGGFLPDAVRALQHGAFGGPRGDWSLDDRFHFGGYARITPELEAFAEDFEHRHGLPVERLYVAKLLYALVVLAGEDAFPRGSTVAAVITGRPFP, encoded by the coding sequence GTGACCAGTTCCGGCCCTCCCGGCCCCGGCGGACCCGCGGGCCTGCGCCCGCGGCTGCCCTCTCCGCTGCGGGAGGTCGTGGACGAGCGGTTCGAGCGGCGGGGCGTGCGGCTCCTGCTGAAGCGGGACGACCTGATCCACCCGGAGCTGATCGGCAACAAGTGGCGCAAGCTCGCGCCGAACCTCGCCGGGGCGGCCGGGCGGCCCGTGCTCACCTTCGGCGGCGCGTACTCCAACCATCTGCGGGCCACCGCCGCCGCCGGACGGCTGCTCGGGCTGCGCACGGTCGGGGTGGTGCGCGGGCAGGAACTCGCCGGCCGCCCGCTCAACCCCTCCCTGGGCCGGTGCGCGGCCGACGGCATGCGGCTGCACTTCGTCGACCGGTCGACGTACCGCCGCAAGACCGATCCGCGGACCCTGGCGGCCGTGCTCCGCGCGGCGGACGCCGAGGACGCCCTCGTCGTGCCCGAGGGCGGCAGCAACTCCGCCGCCGTGTGCGGCTGCCGGGCGCTCGGCGAGGAACTGGCCGGGCGGGCGGACGTGGCCGCGGTGGCCTGCGGGACCGGCGGCACCCTCGCGGGGCTGGCCGCCGGGCTCGGCGACGGCACGCGCGCGCTGGGCATACCCGTCCTCAAGGGCGGTTTCCTGCCGGACGCGGTACGGGCGCTGCAGCACGGCGCGTTCGGCGGTCCGCGCGGCGACTGGAGCCTCGACGACCGCTTCCACTTCGGCGGATACGCGCGGATCACCCCGGAGCTCGAGGCGTTCGCCGAGGACTTCGAACACCGCCACGGCCTGCCCGTGGAGCGTCTCTATGTCGCCAAGTTGCTTTACGCCCTTGTCGTCCTGGCCGGTGAGGACGCGTTCCCGCGCGGGAGCACGGTCGCCGCCGTGATCACCGGACGCCCCTTCCCCTGA
- a CDS encoding UBP-type zinc finger domain-containing protein: MKQCTHAAALPHPEPVPLGETCPECLRDGTDPVQLRLCLTCGHVGCCDSSPKRHATEHHRETGHPVMRTHEPGEDWRWCFVDHVLV, translated from the coding sequence ATGAAACAGTGCACGCACGCCGCCGCGCTGCCGCACCCGGAACCCGTCCCGCTCGGTGAGACGTGTCCGGAGTGTCTGCGGGACGGCACCGATCCGGTGCAGCTGCGCCTCTGCCTCACCTGCGGGCACGTCGGGTGCTGCGACTCCTCGCCGAAACGGCACGCCACGGAGCACCACCGGGAAACCGGCCACCCCGTGATGCGGACCCACGAGCCGGGCGAGGACTGGCGCTGGTGCTTCGTCGATCACGTACTCGTGTGA
- a CDS encoding ATP-binding protein: protein MSQIAGEPATQDFVEVRLPAAGAYLSVLRTATAGLAARLDFTLDEIEDLRIAVDEACAILLQQAVPGSVLSCVFRLVDDSLEVTVSAPTTDGHAPSRDTFAWTVLSALAGKVSSAVDEDKTVSISLYKQRGAGPGPA from the coding sequence GTGTCCCAGATCGCAGGCGAGCCCGCGACCCAGGACTTCGTCGAAGTCCGGCTGCCGGCCGCGGGGGCCTACCTGTCGGTGCTGCGTACGGCCACGGCCGGCCTCGCGGCCCGTTTGGACTTCACCCTCGACGAGATCGAGGACCTGCGCATCGCGGTCGACGAGGCCTGCGCGATCCTGCTTCAGCAGGCCGTGCCGGGATCGGTGCTCAGCTGTGTGTTCCGGCTCGTCGACGACTCGCTGGAGGTCACCGTCTCGGCGCCGACCACGGACGGTCACGCCCCTTCGCGGGACACCTTCGCCTGGACCGTCCTGTCCGCGCTCGCGGGCAAGGTCTCCTCCGCCGTGGACGAGGACAAGACCGTGTCGATCAGCCTCTACAAACAGCGCGGCGCGGGACCCGGGCCGGCGTGA
- a CDS encoding sensor histidine kinase: MPSMNELVRQHTALDDTDLEWLHLLVSEWQLLSDLSFADLVLWVPTRDGTRYVSVAQMRPNTGPTSYQDDMVGHLVPRGRRPMLDAALDEGRIVREGDPEWREEVPVRVESIPVRREGRVLGVIARNTNLLTVRTPSRLELTYLQSASDLAQMIAAGSFPFANQQLEMDASPRAGDGLIRVDADGIVQYASPNALSAYHRMGLAADLVGHHLGRTTAELAPSRGPVDEALAKVASGWAPREFEIEANDGVIQFRAIPLKPKGTRIGSLVLLRDVTELRRRERELITKDATIREIHHRVKNNLQTVAALLRLQARRIGSERGRAALEEAVRRVGSIAIVHETLSQNLDERVEFDEIADRVLAMVAEISPGKVTGHRSGRFGILDAEVATPLSMVLTEVLQNALEHGFREGETGTVEVSAVRGGSTKETRLLVTVQDDGVGLPAGFDPHTAGNLGLQIVRTLVEGELGGTFDMVPAPERGTRVILDIPVQSDS; encoded by the coding sequence GTGCCCTCCATGAACGAACTCGTACGCCAGCACACCGCCCTCGACGACACCGATCTCGAGTGGCTCCACCTGCTGGTCTCGGAGTGGCAGCTGCTCTCCGACCTGTCCTTCGCCGACCTGGTCCTGTGGGTCCCCACCCGTGACGGCACCCGCTATGTCTCCGTCGCCCAGATGCGGCCGAACACCGGCCCGACCTCGTACCAGGACGACATGGTCGGCCACCTCGTCCCGCGCGGGCGCCGGCCCATGCTCGACGCCGCCCTGGACGAGGGCCGGATCGTGCGCGAGGGGGACCCGGAGTGGCGCGAGGAGGTCCCCGTCCGGGTGGAGTCCATCCCCGTGCGGCGCGAGGGGCGCGTCCTCGGGGTGATCGCGCGCAACACCAACCTCCTTACCGTGCGCACCCCGAGCAGGCTGGAGCTCACCTACCTCCAGAGCGCCTCCGACCTGGCGCAGATGATCGCGGCCGGATCCTTCCCGTTCGCGAACCAGCAGCTCGAGATGGACGCCTCGCCGCGCGCCGGCGACGGGCTGATCCGGGTCGACGCCGACGGCATCGTGCAGTACGCCTCCCCGAACGCCCTGTCGGCGTACCACCGCATGGGGCTCGCCGCCGACCTGGTGGGACATCACCTCGGCCGGACCACCGCCGAACTTGCCCCCTCCCGTGGGCCGGTGGACGAGGCGCTGGCCAAGGTGGCCAGCGGCTGGGCGCCGCGCGAGTTCGAGATCGAGGCGAACGACGGGGTGATCCAGTTCCGGGCGATCCCGCTCAAGCCCAAGGGCACCCGTATCGGCTCCCTGGTCCTGCTCCGCGACGTCACCGAACTCCGCCGCCGCGAACGCGAGTTGATCACCAAGGACGCCACCATCCGGGAGATCCACCACCGGGTGAAGAACAACCTCCAGACGGTGGCGGCGCTGCTGCGGCTCCAGGCCCGCCGTATCGGGTCCGAGCGCGGCCGTGCGGCGCTGGAGGAGGCGGTGCGCCGGGTCGGCTCCATCGCGATCGTGCACGAGACGCTGTCTCAGAACCTGGACGAGCGGGTGGAGTTCGACGAGATCGCCGACCGCGTCCTCGCGATGGTCGCCGAGATCTCCCCGGGCAAGGTGACCGGCCACCGCTCCGGCCGCTTCGGGATACTCGACGCCGAGGTCGCCACTCCGCTGTCGATGGTGCTGACCGAAGTGCTGCAGAACGCCCTGGAACACGGCTTTCGCGAGGGCGAGACCGGCACGGTCGAGGTCTCCGCGGTCCGGGGCGGCAGTACCAAGGAGACCCGTCTGCTGGTCACCGTGCAGGACGACGGCGTGGGTCTGCCCGCCGGCTTCGACCCGCACACCGCGGGCAACCTCGGGCTGCAGATCGTGCGGACCCTGGTGGAGGGCGAGTTGGGCGGCACCTTCGACATGGTGCCGGCCCCGGAGCGGGGGACCAGGGTGATCCTGGACATCCCGGTGCAGTCGGACAGTTAG
- a CDS encoding WhiB family transcriptional regulator, with product MDWRHNAVCREEDPELFFPIGNTGPALLQIEEAKAVCRRCPVIEQCLQWALESGQDSGVWGGLSEDERRAMKRRAARNRARQASA from the coding sequence ATGGACTGGCGTCACAACGCCGTTTGCCGCGAGGAAGACCCCGAGCTCTTCTTCCCCATCGGCAACACCGGTCCCGCGCTGCTGCAGATCGAGGAAGCCAAGGCCGTCTGCCGTCGCTGCCCGGTGATCGAGCAGTGCCTGCAGTGGGCGCTCGAGTCCGGTCAGGACTCCGGCGTCTGGGGTGGTCTCAGCGAGGACGAGCGTCGCGCGATGAAGCGCCGCGCCGCCCGCAACCGGGCCCGTCAGGCCTCCGCCTGA
- a CDS encoding N-acetylmuramoyl-L-alanine amidase, which translates to MAPPMSASAFLRALKAEGLTVVEVGDWRDHNRNHKGPWGPVHGVMIHHTVTKGSARTVDICRKGYASLPGPLCHGVITKDGRVHLVGYGRANHAGLGDDDVLRAVIAEQQRLPADNELNTDGNRHFYGFECENLGDGEDPWPAAQLEAIERAAAAVCRHHGWNERSVIGHKEWQPGKVDPRGYTMTSMRKRIGDRLG; encoded by the coding sequence ATGGCCCCACCCATGTCCGCGAGCGCGTTCCTGCGCGCTCTGAAGGCGGAGGGTCTCACGGTCGTCGAGGTCGGCGACTGGCGCGACCACAACCGCAACCACAAGGGCCCCTGGGGCCCGGTCCACGGCGTGATGATCCACCACACGGTCACCAAGGGCAGCGCCCGCACGGTCGACATCTGCCGCAAGGGCTACGCGAGTCTGCCCGGGCCCCTGTGCCACGGCGTCATCACCAAGGACGGCCGGGTGCACCTCGTCGGCTACGGCCGGGCCAACCACGCGGGGCTCGGCGACGACGACGTGCTCCGCGCGGTGATCGCCGAGCAGCAGCGGCTGCCCGCGGACAACGAGCTCAACACCGACGGCAACCGGCACTTCTACGGTTTCGAGTGCGAGAACCTGGGCGACGGCGAGGACCCCTGGCCGGCGGCGCAGCTGGAGGCCATCGAGAGAGCCGCGGCGGCCGTCTGCCGCCACCACGGCTGGAACGAGCGGTCGGTGATCGGGCACAAGGAGTGGCAGCCGGGGAAGGTGGACCCGCGCGGGTACACGATGACGTCGATGAGGAAGCGGATCGGCGACCGGCTGGGGTGA
- the nagB gene encoding glucosamine-6-phosphate deaminase, translating to MEVVIVADAKAGGELIADAMAALLRRKPDALLGVATGSTPLPVYQALAAGVSSGAVDASKARIAQLDEYVGLPADHPESYSSVLRREVLEPLGIGMDAFMGPDGTAEDVQGACEAYDRELAEAGGVDLQLLGIGTDGHIGFNEPCSSLASRTRIKTLTEQTRVDNARFFDGDIGQVPHHVITQGIGTILEARHLVLLATGEGKADAVAATVEGPVAAVCPASALQLHPHATVVVDEAAASKLKLADYFRHTYANKPDWQGI from the coding sequence GTGGAAGTTGTCATCGTTGCGGACGCCAAGGCGGGCGGCGAGCTCATCGCCGATGCCATGGCCGCGCTCCTGCGGCGCAAGCCCGACGCGCTGCTGGGGGTGGCGACCGGTTCGACCCCGCTGCCCGTCTACCAGGCACTGGCGGCCGGGGTGAGCTCCGGAGCGGTGGACGCCTCCAAGGCCCGGATCGCCCAGCTCGACGAGTACGTGGGACTGCCCGCCGACCACCCCGAGTCCTACAGTTCCGTGCTCCGGCGCGAGGTGCTGGAGCCGCTCGGCATCGGGATGGACGCCTTCATGGGCCCGGACGGCACCGCCGAGGACGTGCAGGGCGCCTGCGAGGCGTACGACCGGGAGCTCGCCGAGGCCGGCGGCGTGGACCTCCAGCTGCTCGGCATCGGCACGGACGGGCACATCGGGTTCAACGAGCCGTGCTCCTCGCTCGCCTCGCGCACCCGCATCAAGACCCTGACCGAGCAGACCCGGGTGGACAACGCGCGCTTCTTCGACGGCGACATCGGCCAGGTCCCGCACCACGTCATCACCCAGGGCATCGGCACCATCCTGGAGGCACGCCACCTGGTGCTGCTCGCCACCGGCGAGGGCAAGGCGGACGCGGTCGCCGCGACCGTCGAGGGACCGGTGGCGGCGGTGTGCCCGGCCTCCGCGCTCCAGCTGCACCCGCACGCCACGGTGGTCGTCGACGAGGCCGCCGCCTCCAAGCTGAAGCTCGCCGACTACTTCCGGCACACCTACGCGAACAAGCCGGACTGGCAGGGCATCTGA
- a CDS encoding GntR family transcriptional regulator: MSTDVSSAANEGGTAVRTARVPKYYRLKKHLLDMTETAPPGTPVPPERTLAAEFDTSRTTVRQALQELVVEGRLERIQGKGTFVAKPKVSQALQLTSYTEDMRAQGLEPTSQLLDLGYITADDRLAGLLDITPGGRVLRIERLRMANGEPMAIETTHLSAKRFPALRRSLTKYTSLYTALAEVYDVRLAEAEETIETSLATPREAGLLGTDVGLPMLMLSRHSRDRDGQPVEWVRSVYRGDRYKFVARLKRPQD, encoded by the coding sequence ATGAGCACCGACGTCAGCAGTGCGGCGAACGAGGGCGGTACCGCGGTCCGTACGGCGCGTGTGCCCAAGTACTACCGGCTGAAGAAGCACCTGCTCGACATGACCGAGACGGCGCCGCCCGGCACCCCGGTCCCGCCCGAACGCACCCTGGCCGCCGAGTTCGACACCTCGCGCACCACCGTGCGCCAGGCGCTCCAGGAGCTGGTGGTCGAGGGGCGTCTGGAGCGCATCCAGGGCAAGGGCACCTTCGTCGCCAAGCCCAAGGTGTCCCAGGCGCTCCAGCTCACCTCGTACACCGAGGACATGCGCGCCCAGGGGCTGGAGCCGACCTCCCAGCTGCTGGACCTCGGGTACATCACCGCCGACGACCGGCTCGCCGGGCTGCTGGACATCACCCCCGGCGGACGGGTGCTGCGCATCGAGCGGCTCCGCATGGCCAACGGTGAGCCGATGGCCATCGAGACCACCCATCTGAGCGCGAAGCGCTTCCCCGCGCTGCGCCGCAGCCTGACGAAGTACACCTCCCTCTACACCGCCCTCGCCGAGGTGTACGACGTCCGTCTCGCGGAGGCCGAGGAGACCATCGAGACGTCCCTGGCGACCCCGCGCGAGGCCGGCCTGCTCGGCACCGACGTCGGTCTGCCGATGCTGATGCTGTCCCGGCACTCGCGGGACCGTGACGGACAGCCGGTGGAGTGGGTGCGGTCGGTGTACCGCGGTGACCGGTACAAGTTCGTCGCGCGTCTGAAGCGCCCCCAGGACTGA
- a CDS encoding DUF3311 domain-containing protein, whose translation MSQAPETREGPVVTPVRVVIALCLVAPFVAMLWVGSYAKTDPVFIGIPFFYWYQMLWVLLSTALTMIAYKLWQRDQRARSAAKGGASQ comes from the coding sequence ATGTCACAAGCCCCAGAAACCAGAGAAGGGCCGGTGGTGACGCCCGTGCGCGTCGTCATCGCCCTCTGTCTCGTCGCACCGTTCGTGGCCATGCTGTGGGTCGGGTCCTACGCCAAGACCGACCCGGTGTTCATCGGCATCCCGTTCTTCTACTGGTACCAGATGCTGTGGGTGCTGCTGTCCACCGCGCTGACCATGATCGCGTACAAGCTGTGGCAGCGTGACCAGCGCGCCCGCTCCGCCGCGAAGGGCGGTGCGTCGCAGTGA